Proteins from a genomic interval of Lathamus discolor isolate bLatDis1 chromosome 11, bLatDis1.hap1, whole genome shotgun sequence:
- the CEBPB gene encoding CCAAT/enhancer-binding protein beta, which translates to MQRLVAWDAACLPIQPPAFKSMEVANFYYEADCLAALNKLHPRAAGGRSMTELTVGDHERAIDFSPYLDPLASQPPAQPPPAAAAAAAAGGNFEPPCSSGAGQDFLSDLFAEDYKGSGGSKKPDYTYISLARHSHPCASQSHKPGGLPGCFPPQIVETKVEPVFETLDSCKGPRKEEGGAGPGPGGMSSPYGSTVRSYLGYQSVPSGSSGNLSTSSSSSPPGTPNPSESSKSAAAAAGGYSGPAAGKNKPKKCVDKHSDEYKLRRERNNIAVRKSRDKAKMRNLETQHKVLELTAENERLQKKVEQLSRELSTLRNLFKQLPEPLLASSPRC; encoded by the coding sequence ATGCAACGCCTGGTGGCCTGGGACGCAGCATGCCTCCCCATCCAGCCTCCCGCCTTTAAATCCATGGAAGTGGCTAATTTCTATTACGAGGCGGACTGTCTGGCTGCGCTCAACAAGCTGCACCCGCGGGCGGCCGGGGGCCGCTCCATGACCGAGCTCACCGTAGGGGACCACGAGAGAGCCATCGACTTCAGCCCCTACCTGGACCCCCTGGCATCGCAGCCGCCGGCGCAgccgcctcccgccgccgcagcagcagcagcagcagggggcAACTTTGAGCCTCCCTGCAGCAGCGGCGCCGGCCAAGATTTCCTTTCCGATCTCTTCGCCGAGGACTATAAAGGCAGCGGCGGGAGCAAGAAGCCCGACTACACCTACATCAGCCTCGCCCGGCACAGCCACCCCTGCGCCAGCCAGAGCCACAAACCGGGGGGcctgccgggctgcttcccgcCCCAGATCGTGGAGACCAAGGTGGAGCCGGTCTTCGAGACCCTGGACTCTTGCAAAGGGCCCCGTAAGGAAGAAGGGGGAGCCGGGCCGGGACCGGGGGGCATGTCCTCACCCTACGGCAGCACCGTGCGCTCCTACCTGGGTTACCAGTCGGTGCCGAGCGGCAGCAGCGGGAACCTGTCCACCTCGtcctcctccagcccccccGGCACCCCAAATCCCTCCGAGTCCTCCAagtccgccgccgccgccgccgggggcTACTCCGGCCCCGCGGCGGGCAAGAACAAGCCCAAGAAGTGCGTGGACAAGCACAGCGACGAGTACAAGCTCCGCCGGGAGAGGAACAACATCGCGGTGCGCAAGAGCCGCGACAAAGCGAAAATGCGCAACCTGGAGACGCAGCACAAAGTCTTGGAACTGACGGCCGAGAACGAGCGGCTGCAGAAGAAGGTGGAGCAGCTCTCCCGGGAGCTCAGCACCCTCAGGAACTTGTTCAAACAGCTGCCCGAGCCCCTGCTCGCCTCCTCGCCTCGCTGCTGA